GTTATCAATAATAATTTAATCCGAAAGAAATTTCGGATTTTTTTTGCTATTTTTTCTTACCTGATTGTTGTCATTTTTATGGTAAATATAATTCTTGAAGTTGTGAGGTGATTCATTAATAAATATATTTGCATTATTTTTTATTCAATAACTAGTGATTTTTAATTTTAAAAATAAATTTAAATGCTTAAAAATATTTTAAAAATTTCCTTAATTGGGCTTTTCTTTATTTCGTGCTCAGAAACTGATGAACAAATTGTAGATTTAATTCCTGCAGAAACTCCAGTCGTTAATGATCCGGATTTAACAAGTATGGAAATCAAATTATCTGTTAATAAAACATCAGGTAATATCTTTGATGGTTTTGTATTTAAATTAAAACAAAAGAACCAGTCAAGTTATTTTGGTGATCTTGATCAGCATCTGGATTCTTTAGTTTTTAAAATTTCTGATATAAAAGAAACAAAAAGACTTTTTGAAAAAATGGATAATGGAAATGTGGGAACAACTCAATTCAATCACAACTTCTATCTTCCAGGAAATTACAATGCAAGTATTTTAGGCTATAAAAGCGGGAAAATAATTTATAAAGACGACATTAACCTAAAAGTTTCAGACACCAAAGATTTTCTTGTAACGAATTGGGATAATTTTTCAGTTAATACTCCTACAGGATATTATAATGCACTTGGAAAAAATTCATTGGTTTTCTATAATGAATTTGAAAACGGAAATCCATATATTTTCGTTTCAAATTCATGGGACAATATGAATAGCTACACTGCAGATCAAATAAAAACTATGGACAAAGATTTCCTGTATAATTATTTTGTAAAAATGTATTCTACACCACAATATTCTGAAGCTAATACTCCGAATTTAAAAGATATTTATGTGCAGAATTTTAAAAAATCTTTAAAAAATGATATCCCTGTAAATATATGGATTACTCCTAAAAGTAAAATTGCTTTAGTGAAAGAGTATTCTGGCTATAACCCCTCCCAGTTTTATGGATATCGGATTATTGCAGAACCTAACAAATGATGAAAAATGCAGCTGAATTTCAGTTGCATTTTTATTTAAATTAAGTTTAGAATTGCATATTTTTTGCTTCTTCCAAAAGACCAAATATTAATTAATGAAAAAACTTATTCTGCTACCAAGTCTTATCTTTCTATTTTCCTGCGAAAACAAAAAGAAAGAACCGGTTGATGCAAATTCACAATCAGACAGTTTACCAAAAAATAATTCTCCGCAAAGCATTGAAGAAATAAAAACTGAATATACTTTACTTAATAATCAGTTAATCGCCAAAAAGCTCGATTCTACAAGTTTTGATTATGAATGTAATGAAGTTTCCGGGAATGTGGTTTATTACAGTTTAAACGGAGAACTCAAAAGTATTAAACATTTTCATGGGGACAGCCATTTTTCATCTGTAGAAAATTATTATTTGAAAAACGGAAAACCATTTTTTATTTTTCAGGAAGAAACCGGTTGGAGTTTTGACGGAGGAACACCAGAAAAGCCCGAAACCAAAGATGATGTAGAAGAAAAACGATTTTATTACATCAATGATCAATTAATTTCCTGCAGAGATAAAAAATATACACTGCGAACCAAAAACCAATCAAAACCTGAAAATGTTTCTGATGGAGAAAGTAAAAACTGTAATGATACAGAATTAAGAAAAACTTTCGAAACTCTTATAAAAAATAGAGATAAAAAAGGAAAGACAGATTGCATTTTATAAAAACAAAAGAGAGGATTCATTACCGAATCCTCTCTTTTTATATTTTCAAAAACCTGAAAATTATACTTTCATAATTTCAGCTTCTTTTGTTTTCAAATGGTCGTCACAAAGCTTTACATGCTTGTCTGTAAGTTCCTGGATTGTAGCTTCCACATTTTTTACTAAATCTTCAGAAACTCCTTCCAGTTTCTTCAGTTCTTTGATACCGTTTTGTCTAGCGTTTCTTACAACGATTTTAGTGTCTTCAGTTTCACCTTTAGCTTGTTTAGCCAATTCTTTTCTTCTGTCTTCAGTTAAAGGTGGTACGTTAAGGATGATGTTTTCTCCGTTATTAGAAGGTGCAAATCCTAAGTTAGAATTAATAATAGCTTTTTCAATAGCACCAATTGCGGTTCTGTCCCACGGTTGAATAGAGATGGTCATTGCATCCGGCACAGAAACGTTTGCAACCTGATTAATAGGAGTTGGCGCACCGTAATATTCTACCATCACATCCTGAACCATGCTTGTAGACGCACGTCCCGCTCTGATTCTTTGAAATGCATGATCCAGGTGCTTAAGAGCCGCTTCCATATCATGTTTTACAGATTCTATGATAAGATCTAATTCTTCCATTATATAATAAAAATTTGATAAGTTACACATTGTATGAGCAATCAACAATAAGTAATTAGTAATAAGGGTTTTGTACTTTAAACTTTTACCTTTTTACTTTGCTCTTTTTTTAAAGATTCACTAAGGTTCCTACATTTTCTCCGTCTACAATTTTCAATAAATTACCGTCTTTATTCATATCAAAAACAATAATTGGCAATTTATTTTCGTGGCTTAATGTAAAGGCAGTCATATCCATTACTTTAAGGTCTTTTTCAAAAACTTCTTCGAAAGTTAAAGAATTATATTTTACTGCATTTTCGTTTTTCTCAGGATCGCTGTCGTAGATACCATCAACTCTGGTTCCTTTAAGAATAACATCAGCTCCTATTTCGATAGCTCTTAATGTTGCTGCAGTGTCAGTTGTAAAATAAGGATTTCCTGTTCCGGCTCCGAAGATCACTACTCTACCTTTTTCAAGGTGTCTTACTGCTCTTCTTTTAATGAAAGGTTCTGCAACTTTATCCATTTCGATAGCAGATTGTAGTCTGGTTTTAATTCCTGCATCTTCCAAAGCGCCCTGTAAAGCCATTCCGTTGATAACGGTTGCAAGCATTCCCATATAATCGCCCTGTACTCTATCCATTCCTTTTGCAGCCCCTGCTACACCACGGAAAATGTTTCCTCCTCCAATTACAATCGCAATTTCGCAGCCTCTGTCAACCACTTTCTTGATTTCCTGAGCATATTCCATCAGTCTTTCGGTATCGATACCGTATTGTCTGTTCCCCATTAATGCCTCACCACTCAGTTTCAGAAGGATTCTTTTATATTTCATTGTATATTTTAATAATAGTTTTTTGAGAATTAATTTCTTTGAAAATTAACTTTGCAAATATAATCATTAAAAATATTGAAAAAAAGAAAAATATTATACAGAAATAATGAAAGAAATATTTTGATAAGTAGCAAAAAGGATTATTTTTGCATTAATTAAATACTGATTTGAAGAAAGTTCTAATTTTTTCACTATTTCTTTCGGGAATTGTTTCATTTGCACAAACTGGAACAAACGTTTACTCTTTCTTAAATATTCCCGTCTCTGCAAGACAGGCTGCTTTAGGTGGCGATGCTATTACTGTTAGAGATTATGATGTTTCTTTTGCCATTGCCAATCCGGCTTTGTTGAATAAAGATTCAGATAAACAGCTTTCAATAAACGCTTCTACTTATTTGGCAGACTCAAAGTTTGGAACGATTGCATTTGCTAAAGATTTAGATAATGGGCATATGGTTACCGTCAATGCAAGATATTTGGGTTACGGAAATATTCCCAGAACCGACGAAAGCGGTTTTGAAATGGGAGAATTTTCAGCTTCAGATGTTGCTGTGGGAGCAGGATATGCTTATCAGTTTGAAGAAGACTGGACGATTGGAGGTGGATTAAATTTCATCACTTCAAAAATCGATACTTATACTTCTTCTGCCTTATCGGGAACTTTAGGGATGACTTATCACAACAAACAGAGCAAAGAAGTAGCTTCTGTAGTGTTGAGAAATTTCGGATACCAGTTTAAATCATTCAATGGAGAGAGAGAAAATCTTCCGTTTAGAATAGATTTAGGATATACCAAAATATTAAAAGCAATTCCTCTTGCGATTACCATTACCGCGCACGATCTACAGAAATTTGATATTTCTTCTGATTATGATATTAATGGGCAGGAAATTGGTTTCGGAAGAAAACTGGCCGATCACTTTTCTCTTGGTGCCGAACTTTTCCCTGAAAAAGGTTTCAACATCAGATTAGGATATAATGTAAGAAGAGGAAATGAGCTTGCTGTTGCTGATCAAAGAAACTTTACAGGATTATCTGCAGGTTTTGGTTTAAAGATTTCCAAATTCCGTTTAGATTATGCTCATGTAAGATATCATAATTCTTCTAATGTCAATCAAATCGGGATTTCTGTAGACTTAAGCGGTCATAGAGGAGAGTAAGTTTATTATAAAACTTTAAATATTCAACTTTATCATTGATTCATACTTGATTTTTTCAGAAAATTTCTTGAAATTTGTCTTATGAAAAAACCAGTGATTGCTATTGATGGCTTTTCTTCTACCGGAAAAAGTTCTATCTCAAAAATTATTGCCGAAAAATTGGGCATCGTCCATTTAGACACCGGTGCTTTATATCGGGGCATTACCTGGTTTGCTCTGCAAAATTGTATGGATGAAGACGGTACCATTAATTTACCGTTACTTTTCAAATCTTTTCATTTAATTGATCTTGAGTTTAAAAAAGAAGAAGATGAATTGATTCTTTTGCTTAATCATATTAATATTTCCAAAGAAATCCGCAGCAATGAAGTGTCTGAAAATGTTAGCTTAATTGCAAAACAAAAAGAAGTAAGAGATTTTTTGCTTGATGCACAAAGATTAATTGCAAAAAATGGCGGTGTAATTATGGACGGACGAGATATCGGAACCGTAGTTTTACCCGATGCTGATTTTAAATTTTTTCTTACCGCAAGTATTGACGAACGTACAAAACGCAGATTCAGCGAACTTTTATCTTTAGGAATCGATGCTGATGAGGCTCATGTGAAAGAAAATCTTATTGAAAGAGACCGTATTGACAGTGAAAGAGAGATCTCACCATTGCGACAGGCAGATGATGCGATCCTAATTGATAATACAAACCTGACAAAAAGTCAAACAATCGAAAGCATATTGCAATATCTTACAAAAATTAACAATTTTTATTAGTCACAAATCTTGATTGGTATATTAATTGTAACCTTTTAAAACGAAAACTAGTATTTATTAACTATTAAAAAAAACAAAAAATGTCTAGAAAAGGAAATAATACAGCAGGTATTTTGGCAGGTCTTTTAGCGGGTGCTGCAGCAGGTGTAATTTTAGGAATGCTTTATGCTCCTGAAGAAGGAAAAGAAACAAGAAAAAAAATCAAAAACAAAGCAAATGATCTAAAAGATCAGGCTAAAGATAAATACGGTGAAGTATCTGAAAAAGTAAAAGATCAGTACGACAGTATCTCTTCTACTTTCAAAGAAACTGCCAATAATGTAGCTCATACTGTAAAAGACGGATATGACAAATACAAAGATCAAATTGTTTCTAAAACTACCGATATGGTAAAAGATGTAGAATCTGAATTGAACAATCTTAAATAATTGTATTTAATTTTTCATTAAATATAAAAAAGGAACTTTAGTTAAAAGAGTTCCTTTTTTTGTAACTTTTAAAAAAAATATAAGGATGATTGAAACTATTAAAGAATACGCATCTAAGAGAATAGATTTGCTAAAAATTGAAGCCACAGAAAAATCTTCAATTTCTGCAGGTGTTATTGCCTATCTAGTGATATTGTTGGTGGCTTTTGGCTTTTTTATCATTCTTTTCAATTTTGGGTTGGCGTTTCTTATTGGTAAAGCTTTAGATAATTATTCATACGGATTCTTGATTGTTGCAGCATTTTATTTTGTAGTAATGCTTTTAGTTGTTACCTTTAAGAAAAGAATCGTGCATATGGTAGCAAATAAAGTAATAGAATTCTTAAATCACTAAACTATGGGCAGAAATTACGAGAGTCTGGAAGAACTTAAAAGAAAGAAGAAACTTTTGAAAAGTGAAATAACTGATTTGGAAGCACTTTTGACTTTTAAAAATACAAAAGAAAGCTTGAGTGCATTTACTAATGGTCTTAGTGATCAGTATTTAAAGGAGAAGATTGATGAAGATGGTGAAGAAAAGACAGTGATCAGAAAAGATGTTATTGCAAAGCAGATTACATCTGAAGTAAAAGATCTTTTTCTAAGTAAAAATACAGCAATGGTAATTGCAGGAAGCGCATTTAAAGGCGACGCAATGGACACTGTTATCAAACTTGCAGTTACCGCTTTTGTAGCAAATTATGCAAAGAAAAATATGAAAAGTTCAAACTGGAAAAAGAAGATTCTGGGAGCAGCATTAATTTATGTGGCACCCATGGCTTTAAAATTTATCCGCACAAAGTTGGAAACTTATCAAAAAACAAAAAGTGTATCCAGTATGGAGCAACTTATATAATCTTAGAAGTTAGAAGTTAGAATCTAGAGGTTAGTTTAAATAAAGTTTGTTTTACTAATTTCTAACCTCTAACTTCTAATTTCTTTTCTATTTTGAAAACATTTGTCCTAAAATAATTCCTGCCGCCATAGAAACATTAAGACTTTCTGTAGACTGCGATTTTCCAAATCTTGGAATACTTATTTTCTTGTGAAGAAGTTTTTCTGTTTCATCACGCATTCCATTTCCTTCGTTTCCTAAAATCAGATTGATTTTCTTTGGTTTTTCGAAATGATAAATATTCTCACCTTCCATATCGGTTCCTACATTGATGTTTTCAGTTTTTGAAAGATAATCAACCAAATTGCAATAGACGATATTTACTCTTGTAAAAGAACCCATTGTTGCCTGAATAACCTTTGGATTGTAAAAATCTACCGTGTCTTCACTGCAAATAATCTGTTCAATTCCAAACCAGTCTGCCAAACGGATAATCGTTCCTAAATTTCCGGGATCCTGGATTCCGTCTAAAACCAATTGGAAGTCTTTGTCAATAAATTCAGACCTTTCTAGCAATTCACAAACCGCTACAGAATCTTTAGGATTTTGTAAAAAACTTATTTTTTTAAGTTCATTTTCAGTGATCTGTGTAAACTGAACATCTTTGGACAGAAAATTGTTAGGTTCTGTAGAAAATATTTCTTTAATTTTAAAGTTAGAATTAGGAAGTTCAAGAATAGTTTTATTCCCTTCAACCAAAAACAAGTTGTATTTTTGCCTGAACTTCTTTTTATCTAAAGACTGTAAAATTTTAATTGTATGAGCTGTAAGCATTTTAAGAATTCTCCTCAAAAATATTATAAAATAATATCATTTGCAACATTTGTCGGTTTACTTTATGCATGCAGTACCACAAAAAAAGTTCCGGATGGTGAATATCTGCTTACTCAAAACAATTTTGAATTTGAAGATAAAAAACAGTTTTTCGATGATGAGCTGGAAGATTATGTACAGCAAAAGCCCAACAAAAAGCAGCTGCTTTTCATGCCGCTAAGTCTTCTTTTATACAATGCAGCAAACCCTAAATACGATACGATTCTTAATGAATATATGACGTATCCGAGTGAGATGAGAAATCAGAAACTTCGTGATTCTCTTTTTACAAAATACAATATGCAGAGCAGTGTTGGTAATAGTCTTTTCATGGACAGACTATATCACAATTGGGGAACTCCACCTGTAATTTTAGATCAAACCAGAACCGAAAAAAGCGCGCAGTCTATTGAAAAAAGAATGACGTACAGAGGTTTTTGGGATGCGGAAGTAAAATATGCCCACAAGCTTGATTCTACAGCTAAAAAAGCGTCTGTAAAATATTCTATTACACACAACAGTCCTACAAACATAAAAGAATATTATTACCACATTCCAGATTTAGGGATTAAAGGACTTTACCAGCAAAAAATGCACGAAAGTTTGGTAAGAAGCGGGCAATTGCTCGATCAGACTGTTTTAGAAAAAGAAATTACCAGAATCAATGACTGGATGCGTGAAAACGGATATTACAGATTCAATGCAGGAAATGATGAGGTAGGTTTTGTTGCAGATTCTCTTTTGAGCAGAAAAGAAGTTCCGTTAGTTTTAGAAATTCGTAAAGATTCTATCAATCGTCCTTACAAAAGAGCTACTTTTGGAAATATTGACGTCGCAATTGTTGACCGTCATTCAGATTTTCCAAGAAGAACAGTGAAAGATAGTCTTAGAAGAATTAGATTTCATAAAATGAATGAAAATTATAAGACTTCGGCTTTATGGAGAACCATTATTGTTGATAGTAAAACTATTTATGATCAGAAAAAATTAGACCTTACCAAAAGAAATCTTTTGGCAATGAATAATTTTAGCATCCTTAAAGCCAGAGATTCTTTGAGACAAGGCGGTGCAACTGCGCCAAACGACAGCATTGTAGATGTTTTATATATCTTGAAACCTTTAGATAAATATGAACTAAAGATAGGAACCGATGTCAATTATTCTCAGTTACTAAATTTAGGAGTTTCCCCTTCTGTAGACCTTACAACCCGAAACGTGTTTCGTGGTGCAGAAAACTTGACAACGAGTGTTGCAGGAACTTTTGGATCGATCAGAAATCCTAAAAATTTAGATAAAAGAATTTTAGCGTATGAATATTCTGCGCAGGCTTCTTTAAGCTTTCCTAGATTATTGCTTCCATTTAATTATTATAAACTGATTCCTAAAAGATATACTCCTACATCATCAATTGTTTTGGGAGCTTCGGTACAGAATAATATCGGTTTGGGAAGAACCAACTTTAATACAGGCCTAAATTATTTTGCCAATGTTAATGATCAGGTTTCTCACAGATTAACGTTGTTTAATACCCTTTTCAGTTTAACTAAAAACAAAGACAGTTATTATGATTTCTTCGTAAATGATGATGTTGTAAGACAGACTGTTTTTAATGATTATTTTATTTCTAATCCACAAATTAAGCAGGATTTTGAGTCCGGAATTTTATCGAGAGACCAGGTTTCAGAAAAGATTATTAGTGATTTAGGATACGCAGCATCTGCAGCAACTGATCCTAAAAGAGCTGATGATTTACTTTCTTTTCTGGGAACAATTGTCAATAAAGACAGACAGACTCAGGACGTTCTTATTTCATCGATGATTTATAATTTTATTTATAATGAAATTGGTAAAAAAGATTATCCTAATGCTTTTTATTTTAACGGAAAAGTAGAATTGGCAGGAAATATTCCAAGTATTTTTAATCAGAAAAGACAAGATGACGGTGGAATTTTAAGAAGTCCTGAAAGAACAATTTTCGGAATTCCATATGCGCAGTTTGTGAAATTTGATTTTGATGTAAGAAAATATTTTAAATTTAATGGTAATCAGACTTTAGCGTTGCGACAGTTTATCGGGATAGGTATTCCTTACGGAAACTCTTCAGCAATGCCATTTGTAAGATCGTATTTTAATGGAGGTTCTAATGATATCAGAGCTTGGGTTGCATTTGGCGGTTTAGGACCGGGAGGTTCTCAGATTGACGAAAAAGTGCGTACTTATTTGATGGGAAATATTAAACTAACAACCAACATAGAATACAGAATTCCGTTTACCGAGATGTATGAAGGTGCTATTTTTACCGATATCGGAAACGTTTGGAATACTGAAAATAATGGTTTTGATGATCAGTTTAAATTCAATAAATTCATCAGAGAAATGGGTATTGGTAGCGGATTTGGACTTAGAGTTAACGTTGCTTACATTACCTTAAGAGTAGATTTAGCTTATAAAATTTACGATCCGAACAAACCTGATGGTGATAGATGGAGATTCCATGATATTAAACCATTAAAACCAACTTTAAACATCGCTTTCGGATATCCTTTCTAATCCGAAGAAATTCCAAAAATAAAATAAACTACAGCGGCCACTCTTGCGAGTATTTCGCGGGATTGGTTTCTGTAGTAACTCTCTGGTTTTGTAACATCTTGCGCATCAAAACCTAAAGCATTCATGTTATTGTTTCGTGCAAAAAATAATGCTCTCAAATTATGAAAACCCTGAGAAACAATAATCACATTTTTCTTATTGTAAACATCTTTACAGCGTAGTATACTTTTGTATGTATTAAAACCTTCAGGATCTTCTATAATGATTTCTTCGGGCACACCTTCCTGATAAATCAGATAATTTTTCATTGCGGCAGGTTCATTATATCCTTTGCTTTTTTCGCCGCTTACAATGATTTTTTTAATTTTTCCGTGATGATAAAGCAATGCTGTTGCATCCATCCTTTTGGTAAAATACGGATTAGAAAGTCCGGAACGCATTCTTGGAGAGGTTCCTAAAACCAACGCCACTTCTCTGGGCGGAATTTTTGAAATCTTGGTATAAGTTCTACCATTGGTCAATCCGAAAACCCAGGCATTAGATAAACATATCAGAAGAAAAACAATTTCTACTGACACAAAAAATAATTTAAATATGTTTCGGATGATTCTCAATTGAAATCAAAGTTAAGCTTTATTTTCTTAGTTTTTGCAATTGACATACACGCTAATATTTTGCCTTGAGCTTCCTCTTTTTCGGTAAGATATTCGTTTTCCAAAAGTTCTACTTCGCCTTCTTCTACAGTACATTCGCAGCTTCCACAAATTCCTGATTTGCAGGAATAGGGAACCGGAAATTTTTGAATCAAAAGCTGTTGAAGAATTTTCTCACGATTATTTGATAGTATCGTCTGATAATTTTTCCCTAAAAGCTGAAAATCTACCTCTACATTTTCTATCAATGGAAATTCTTTTTCGACAGGATAAATATCATCATTAAACTCTTCAAACAATTCAAAATGAATGTTCTTTTTTGGAATTCCGTGATGATAACAAGCATTGGCTAAAGTTTTTATCATCTCCCCTTTTCCACAAATTAAAACTTCGTCAACGGCATCCCAAATCGTGGATTCTTCATCGGTATCATCCAGATGTAGTATTTGATTGATAATTAAATTCAATTTTTTTGCATCTAATCTTCCGTAGAAAAACTGATCTGCCGTTTTTTCCTGCGAATAAAAATAAAAAATCTGAAGCCTGTGATGATGTTGTTTTGCAAGATTATCTAAAAGATCACGGTAAACAAGTTCTTCAGAGCGTTTATTTCCCAGAAAAAGAAACAGTCTTGTTCGTGGTTCATTATGAAGAATGTTTTTAAAATGGCTTAAAATAGGAGTAATTCCAATTCCCGCAGCAAAACCTACAATCGTTCTGAATTCACTGGGTTTAGAAACTAAAGTAAATCTTCCATTGGGTTCGCTCACAAGCAATTCATCACCAACTTCATAATTGTTATAAAGCTGTGCGGTTGCACCGTTTTCAGAATTGATTTTAATTCCTAAAGCTATTTTTTTCTCATACGGAGCCGAAGTCATTGAGTAATCATTGATCACTTCTTTTCCTTTAGCATTGAATTTTACACTTACAAATTGCCCTGCTTCAAACGTGAAATTTTCTTCTAAATCCTCCGGGATCTCAAGCTCCAGCGAAAAAGTATTTTTGGTCAGGTCTTCCTTTTTAGCTATTTTTAGGCGGTGAAACTGCGTCAGTTTTCCTTTATAGATTTGTTGTTCCATACTTCATTTCAAAAATAAATAAAAAATAATTATGAAACCGACCTTCACCTAACTTTCTTGCAACAAAACCAATGAAAAATACCTTTCGTATATTTCATTTTAACAAAGAATATTATTTATGAAAAAAATAATTTTGACTGCAATTTTAGCAACTGTTCTTATCGGTTGTAAAAAAGAAGCAGAAAAAACAGAAGAAAATATCAGCGCAACAGACTCTGCAAATATTCAGAGCACACCGGAAAGTGAAACTTCTAAAATCTCACTTAAAGAAGTTGATCAAAAAGGCTTAACTGAGATTCTGTCTAAAAATAACGATACTTTATATGTAACCAATTTTTTTGCGACCTGGTGTGGACCATGCATGATGGAAATGCCTCATTTTAAAAAGAAAATTGAAGAGTTAAAAGGGCAACCCGTAAAGTTTACTTTTATAAATATTTTTAATAAACCGGATTGGCAAACAGAAGTTTCTGCGTTTGCACAAACAAGTGGTTTGGCAGATAAAATTCTTCTTCTTGATGATAGCAAGTTAAACCAAGATTTTTTTGAAAATTTTCAACAATGGAGTGGAAATAATATTCCATTTACTTTCTTCAGAAAAGGTGATAAAACCGAAGAATCTTTAGGTTCAATGAGTGAAGAAATGCTTAATTCAAAGATTGATTCTTTTTTAAAATAAGATTATTCTAGTTTCAAATGTCTAAAAAATTTAAGATCCTGTGTTTATTTTTACTAATTGCAGTTATTTTGACAGCGATCACTAATCTGAATACAGGATTTTTGACTTTAAATCTTCAGGATTTTTTTCAGGATTCTACCAACAGTCAGATTGCAGAAATTCGTGTGAATCGCGTATTAGTAATGCTTTTAGCCGGGATTTCAATTCCAACTTCAGGTTTTCTGATGCAAGAATACTTTCAGAATCCTCTTGCGGGACCAGATATTTTAGGAATAACCTCTGTCGCAAGTTTATCAGTTGCATTCTATATTTTCTTTTCACACAATATTTTACTGCCCGAATTTCTTCAAAATAGTTTTCTGAGTTTGTCTGCAATTATAGGAAGCTTGCTGTTGATGCTCGTTTTGCTGTCGATGTCTAATAAATTTCAAGATAAATCTTATCTGATTATTTTTGGATTTCTGGTATCTGCTTTTGCGGGAGCTATTGTTTCTCTTCTTCAGTTTTATGCAGAAAATCAAAGCTTAAAAAATTATATTTTATGGTCTTTCGGAGCCAATAATATGGTATCGAGAAATCAGATTATCGTTCTTGCTGTTTTAGTTTTTATTGGATTATTAATTTGCTTTAAAACTATAAAACCTTTAATCGGAAATTCTCTTGGAAGTTCATACGCACAGAGTTTAGGAGTTAATTTAAATCATCTGAAATTGATGATCATTGTTGCTTCTTCTTTACTTTCCGCATCGGTTACAGCATTTTTAGGGCCTATTTTATTCATCGGAATTATTGTTCCTCACTTTTGCAGATTGATTTATAATCCTGCAAAACTTTGGCAACAGTGGATTTTGAATATGTTTTTAGGAATGTTGATGATGTTATTCTTTTCAGTGGTTGCCGAAAAATCGCAGATTCCTTTGAATGTAATCAGTTCAGTTTTTGGTATTCCTGTAATTTTAATGATGCTTTTGAAACAGAATAAAGTGTAAATGTTGGTATTTCACAAAGGCGCAAAATTTTTCATAAAATAATGTTGTAAGGCGCAAGGATTTTATCTTTGATAAAATTTAAAACTATAAAATATAAGTGAAAAAATAATTTCAATATTGGTTGAAAATCTTTGATTTTCTTGCGCCTTAAAAACAGTATAAAAATT
Above is a genomic segment from Chryseobacterium mulctrae containing:
- a CDS encoding YtxH domain-containing protein, translating into MSRKGNNTAGILAGLLAGAAAGVILGMLYAPEEGKETRKKIKNKANDLKDQAKDKYGEVSEKVKDQYDSISSTFKETANNVAHTVKDGYDKYKDQIVSKTTDMVKDVESELNNLK
- the cmk gene encoding (d)CMP kinase, translating into MKKPVIAIDGFSSTGKSSISKIIAEKLGIVHLDTGALYRGITWFALQNCMDEDGTINLPLLFKSFHLIDLEFKKEEDELILLLNHINISKEIRSNEVSENVSLIAKQKEVRDFLLDAQRLIAKNGGVIMDGRDIGTVVLPDADFKFFLTASIDERTKRRFSELLSLGIDADEAHVKENLIERDRIDSEREISPLRQADDAILIDNTNLTKSQTIESILQYLTKINNFY
- a CDS encoding phosphoribosyl-ATP pyrophosphatase, translated to MGRNYESLEELKRKKKLLKSEITDLEALLTFKNTKESLSAFTNGLSDQYLKEKIDEDGEEKTVIRKDVIAKQITSEVKDLFLSKNTAMVIAGSAFKGDAMDTVIKLAVTAFVANYAKKNMKSSNWKKKILGAALIYVAPMALKFIRTKLETYQKTKSVSSMEQLI
- a CDS encoding TrmH family RNA methyltransferase — protein: MLTAHTIKILQSLDKKKFRQKYNLFLVEGNKTILELPNSNFKIKEIFSTEPNNFLSKDVQFTQITENELKKISFLQNPKDSVAVCELLERSEFIDKDFQLVLDGIQDPGNLGTIIRLADWFGIEQIICSEDTVDFYNPKVIQATMGSFTRVNIVYCNLVDYLSKTENINVGTDMEGENIYHFEKPKKINLILGNEGNGMRDETEKLLHKKISIPRFGKSQSTESLNVSMAAGIILGQMFSK
- the frr gene encoding ribosome recycling factor, with product MEELDLIIESVKHDMEAALKHLDHAFQRIRAGRASTSMVQDVMVEYYGAPTPINQVANVSVPDAMTISIQPWDRTAIGAIEKAIINSNLGFAPSNNGENIILNVPPLTEDRRKELAKQAKGETEDTKIVVRNARQNGIKELKKLEGVSEDLVKNVEATIQELTDKHVKLCDDHLKTKEAEIMKV
- the porQ gene encoding type IX secretion system protein PorQ, encoding MKKVLIFSLFLSGIVSFAQTGTNVYSFLNIPVSARQAALGGDAITVRDYDVSFAIANPALLNKDSDKQLSINASTYLADSKFGTIAFAKDLDNGHMVTVNARYLGYGNIPRTDESGFEMGEFSASDVAVGAGYAYQFEEDWTIGGGLNFITSKIDTYTSSALSGTLGMTYHNKQSKEVASVVLRNFGYQFKSFNGERENLPFRIDLGYTKILKAIPLAITITAHDLQKFDISSDYDINGQEIGFGRKLADHFSLGAELFPEKGFNIRLGYNVRRGNELAVADQRNFTGLSAGFGLKISKFRLDYAHVRYHNSSNVNQIGISVDLSGHRGE
- a CDS encoding phage holin family protein translates to MIETIKEYASKRIDLLKIEATEKSSISAGVIAYLVILLVAFGFFIILFNFGLAFLIGKALDNYSYGFLIVAAFYFVVMLLVVTFKKRIVHMVANKVIEFLNH
- the pyrH gene encoding UMP kinase; translation: MKYKRILLKLSGEALMGNRQYGIDTERLMEYAQEIKKVVDRGCEIAIVIGGGNIFRGVAGAAKGMDRVQGDYMGMLATVINGMALQGALEDAGIKTRLQSAIEMDKVAEPFIKRRAVRHLEKGRVVIFGAGTGNPYFTTDTAATLRAIEIGADVILKGTRVDGIYDSDPEKNENAVKYNSLTFEEVFEKDLKVMDMTAFTLSHENKLPIIVFDMNKDGNLLKIVDGENVGTLVNL